The following are from one region of the Juglans regia cultivar Chandler chromosome 10, Walnut 2.0, whole genome shotgun sequence genome:
- the LOC109004805 gene encoding NAC domain-containing protein 104-like, whose translation MGDNMSGNLPPGFRFCPTDEELVLHFLFHKASLLLPCHPSIIPDLDLCLQYDPWDFNGKTLSSGRIFYFFSRVTENRVTKNGYWKDLDTDETVLTSGEKKVVGIKRYFVFCIGQAPAGFETSWIMQEYHLYNHRDSGKWVLCRVHEREQGNFGDHHYYSDNEDNRTELSSPDEVCLSIMDDDLDDQMSFA comes from the exons ATGGGAGACAACATGAGTGGCAACCTTCCTCCTGGTTTTCGATTCTGCCCAACCGATGAAGAACTTGTCCTTCACTTTCTCTTTCACAAGGCTTCACTCTTATTGCCATGCCATCCCAGCATCATTCCGGATCTGGATCTTTGTCTGCAATATGATCCTTGGGACTTCAATG GCAAGACATTATCCAGTGGAAGGATATTCTACTTCTTCAGCAGGGTGACAGAAAATCGAGTCACAAAGAATGGGTATTGGAAGGATTTAGATACTGATGAAACTGTACTCACAAGTGGTGAAAAGAAAGTAGTGGGAATCAAAAGATATTTTGTTTTCTGCATTGGACAAGCTCCAGCCGGCTTTGAAACGTCTTGGATAATGCAAGAATATCATCTTTACAACCACAGG GATAGTGGTAAATGGGTTTTGTGCCGAGTTCACGAGAGGGAACAGGGCAATTTTGGAGATCATCACTACTACAGCGACAACGAAGATAATAGAACAGAACTTTCAAGCCCAGATGAAGTCTGTCTATCGATCATGGATGATGATCTTGATGATCAAATGAGTTTTGCCTAA
- the LOC109004806 gene encoding ABC transporter G family member 5-like, producing MKKQGCEIEAIGISYKIQTQCRQNPFKIFSKEPHEQNHQGIYQEPEEQDKVEEPCPRACQVLKGVNCRAKPWEIMAIAGPSGAGKSSLLEILAGKVTPQSGSIFLNQKPIDKAQFKKISGYVTQKDTLFPLLTVEETLMFSAKLRLRLPAAELSSRVKSLIQELGLNRVAGARVGDDRVRGISGGERRRVSIGMDVVHDPKVLILDEPTSGLDSTSAVQIIDMLKIMAETRGRTIILSIHQPGFHIIKLFNSILLLANGCVLHHGTLDQLGLNLRLMGLELPLHINVVEFAIESIKTIQQQQKSRHFRQNMLPQRTSTMEQKKGDDEGESRSGKFTLQQLFQQSKVIDHEDITNEEIDFPPDFANSRLGETIILTHRFSKNIFRSKELFTCRTIQMLVSGLVLGSIFYNLKDDLVGAQERVGLFAFILTFLLSCTTEALPIFLQEREILTREISSGSYRISSYAIANGLVYVPFLLIQSIIFTIPLYWLVGLNQSFMAFLHFLLLIWLILYTANSVVVCFSALVPNFIVGNSVISSVMGSFFLFSGYFISKHGIPSYWIFMHYISLFKYPFEGFLINEFSSNSGKCLEYMFGTCVVRGEDVLREEGFGEESRWRNVMVMVCFILVYRFISYVILRCRCSQRGLKDALLSRIW from the coding sequence ATGAAGAAACAAGGGTGTGAGATTGAAGCAATAGGCATTAGCTACAAGATTCAAACACAATGTAGACAGAACCCTTTTAAGATCTTTAGCAAAGAGCCACATGAACAGAATCATCAAGGCATTTATCAAGAACCAGAAGAACAAGACAAGGTTGAAGAGCCATGCCCCAGAGCCTGCCAAGTTCTGAAGGGCGTGAACTGCAGGGCAAAACCATGGGAGATTATGGCCATTGCAGGCCCAAGTGGAGCAGGAAAGTCATCCCTACTAGAAATCTTGGCAGGGAAAGTCACACCACAAAGTGGTTCCATTTTTCTGAACCAAAAGCCCATAGACAAAGCTCAGTTCAAGAAAATATCAGGGTATGTCACTCAAAAGGACACCCTCTTTCCTCTACTTACGGTGGAAGAAACCTTAATGTTTAGCGCAAAGCTACGGTTGAGGCTTCCAGCAGCTGAGCTGAGCTCCAGGGTGAAGTCATTGATTCAGGAGCTAGGCTTGAATCGTGTGGCCGGAGCTCGTGTTGGAGACGACCGGGTTCGGGGGATATCCGGTGGAGAAAGGCGTCGGGTTTCAATTGGTATGGATGTGGTACATGACCCCAAAGTGCTGATTCTCGACGAACCAACTTCAGGGCTGGATAGCACATCAGCGGTTCAAATCATTGACATGCTTAAGATCATGGCTGAAACACGGGGTAGAACCATAATTCTCAGTATCCACCAACCTGGTTTCCACATTATAAAGTTGTTCAATTCAATTTTGTTATTAGCAAATGGCTGTGTCTTGCACCATGGCACGCTGGATCAGCTTGGCTTGAACTTAAGACTTATGGGATTAGAGCTTCCTCTTCATATCAATGTCGTTGAATTCGCCATTGAATCCATCAAAACCATTCAACAGCAGCAAAAATCTCGCCATTTTCGCCAAAACATGCTACCACAGCGGACATCAACTATGGAACAAAAGAAAGGAGATGATGAAGGCGAGAGTAGAAGTGGTAAGTTCACACTGCAACAGCTCTTTCAACAATCCAAGGTTATTGATCATGAAGATATCACCAATGAAGAAATCGATTTCCCACCCGACTTTGCAAATTCTAGACTGGGAGAAACCATAATTCTCACTCATAGGTTCTCCAAGAACATCTTTCGGTCAAAGGAGCTCTTTACTTGCCGGACGATTCAAATGCTGGTCTCTGGACTTGTCCTTGGCTCGATCTTTTATAATCTCAAAGATGATCTAGTTGGAGCCCAAGAAAGGGTTGGTCTATTTGCATtcattttgacatttttgttATCATGCACTACAGAAGCTCTGCCAATCTTTCTGCAAGAGAGGGAGATTCTTACGAGGGAGATATCTTCTGGAAGCTACAGAATCTCATCCTATGCCATAGCCAACGGACTAGTTTACGTCCCATTTCTGCTCATCCAATCCATTATTTTCACAATACCCTTGTACTGGCTGGTTGGACTCAATCAGAGTTTCATGGCCTTTTTGCACTTCTTGTTGTTAATTTGGCTAATTCTGTATACAGCGAATTCCGTTGTCGTGTGTTTCAGTGCTCTGGTGCCTAATTTCATCGTCGGGAATTCTGTGATTTCTAGTGTCATGGGGTCCTTCTTTCTATTCTCTGGTTACTTCATATCAAAGCATGGGATTCCAAGCTATTGGATTTTCATGCATTACATATCGTTGTTCAAGTATCCTTTTGAAGGGTTTTTAATAAATGAGTTCTCCTCTAACTCAGGGAAGTGCTTGGAGTACATGTTTGGGACATGTGTGGTTAGGGGAGAAGATGTGCTAAGGGAAGAAGGCTTTGGGGAGGAAAGTAGGTGGAGAAATGTGATGGTTATGGTGTGCTTTATATTGGTTTACAGGTTTATTTCTTATGTAATCCTTAGATGCAGATGCTCCCAGAGAGGGCTCAAGGATGCCCTTCTCTCAAGAATATGGTGa
- the LOC109004799 gene encoding uncharacterized protein LOC109004799, with translation MLDHQLRFTSKPLYSVSPTHQIHSSHDSAGDTEFDFWLGGTDMEVQAQTSLVEEGFEAYSPALWERIASRKIDYESSPLLPHNHHSSKLSSASRKKTIAEGRRQLMEMVQDMPESCFELSLKDIVDEQHISGVQEVIIEKSGFHLDTEPKMKRQNKKKNKGITKASQVSRIGSMDNKTFLLNMFFPTSLALKMKSKAGNCSEVSPSPSFEDSKHHIDKDWWMKRLLQGESNKRNLGNSMSGSTRSSNSGTSRLDDANIIPGCWSFHTKKNKTERRRGCIF, from the exons ATGCTTGATCACCAGCTAAGATTCACCAGTAAACCACTATATTCTGTGAGCCCTACCCACCAAATCCATAGCAGTCATGACAGTGCAGGAGATACAGAATTCGACTTCTGGTTAGGTGGCACTGACATGGAGGTTCAAGCTCAAACAAGCCTTGTTGAAGAAGGTTTTGAAGCTTACTCACCAGCTTTATGGGAAAGAATCGcatcaagaaaaattgattatgAATCTTCCCCTTTGCTCCCTCATAACCATCATTCTAGTAAACTTTCCTCCGCGTCAAGgaaaaaaacaattgcagaaGGTAGGAGGCAGCTTATGGAAATGGTTCAAGACATGCCCGAGTCTTGTTTCGAGCTCTCTCTGAAAGATATTGTTGATGAGCAGCATATCTCTGGAGTTCAAGAGGTGATCATCGAAAAGAGTGGATTTCATCTTGACACTGAGCCTAAGATGAAGAggcaaaataaaaagaaaaataaaggcaTTACTAAGGCAAGTCAGGTGTCGAGGATCGGAAGTATGGACAATAAAACTTTCCTTCTTAACATGTTCTTCCCAACTTCTTTAGCTTTGAAGATGAAATCAAAGGCAGGCAACTGCTCAGAAGTTTCTCCAAGTCCATCTTTTGAGGATAGCAAGCATCATATTGACAAGGATTGGTGGATGAAAAGGCTTTTGCAAGGAGAATCCAATAAAAGAAATCTAGGGAATAGCATGAGTGGAAGCACTAGGAGCAGCAACAGCGGCACAAGcag GCTTGATGATGCCAATATCATACCTGGTTGCTGGTCCTTCCACACCAAGAAAAACAAGACTGAGAGACGGAGAGGATGCATCTTCTAA